A genomic window from Megalobrama amblycephala isolate DHTTF-2021 linkage group LG2, ASM1881202v1, whole genome shotgun sequence includes:
- the bhlha9 gene encoding class A basic helix-loop-helix protein 9: MTLETVCRFSMASRGSFTSSEFSEEELDGSLQGSDELDSSDGSSPTGCYHNSTLSEPEERQSKKRCRPVRSKARRVAANVRERKRIMDYNQAFNALRVALHHDLSGKRLSKIATLQRAINRISALSVFLTNNPPATTGKPCSHLECHGQPGGLWPETEPSPPVRLESQNFLSWHQPLAHHIQNPLHRLSSEQHVFTGPACPPSPHYPCFSPDAQLYTPSSVANPPRYGRIGDVGTYQPGVWGSCGPNHIDNYGETLQTLPLPWHMGYLQDAGPQHCHNTL; encoded by the coding sequence ATGACACTGGAAACAGTCTGCAGGTTCTCCATGGCGAGCAGAGGAAGCTTCACCAGCTCCGAGTTCTCCGAAGAGGAACTGGATGGGAGTCTTCAAGGGTCAGACGAGCTGGACAGCAGCGATGGCAGCAGCCCGACAGGCTGTTACCACAACAGCACCCTAAGCGAGCCGGAGGAGAGACAGAGCAAGAAACGCTGCAGACCGGTGCGCTCCAAAGCACGCAGAGTGGCGGCCAACGTGAGAGAGAGGAAACGCATCATGGATTATAACCAGGCCTTCAACGCGCTCCGGGTGGCTTTGCATCACGACCTGAGCGGAAAACGGCTGTCGAAGATCGCCACGCTCCAGAGAGCCATCAATCGAATCTCTGCTTTGTCCGTCTTCCTCACCAACAACCCACCTGCAACTACAGGGAAGCCCTGCAGCCACCTTGAGTGTCACGGTCAGCCTGGCGGCTTGTGGCCGGAGACGGAGCCGTCGCCTCCTGTCCGCCTTGAATCCCAGAACTTCCTCTCCTGGCATCAGCCACTCGCCCACCATATACAAAACCCCTTGCACAGACTGTCCTCCGAGCAACACGTTTTTACAGGCCCTGCTTGTCCGCCGTCCCCTCACTACCCGTGTTTCTCACCCGACGCCCAACTTTACACACCTAGCAGTGTGGCAAACCCACCCAGGTACGGACGGATAGGTGATGTCGGGACGTATCAGCCAGGAGTTTGGGGGTCTTGTGGCCCAAATCATATAGACAATTATGGGGAAACACTCCAGACGCTGCCTCTGCCCTGGCACATGGGCTACCTACAGGACGCTGGGCCTCAGCACTGCCACAACACACTGTGA